A region of Deinococcus rubellus DNA encodes the following proteins:
- the pdxR gene encoding MocR-like pyridoxine biosynthesis transcription factor PdxR yields MVLPLLPALPNESQHARVTRALREGIQMGLLAPGEKLPGSRELARHWGVARNTVTGVLEQLQAEGYLDVRARSGTMVAELPPQPSAPEALASPPLALSAWARRALESQGRPPGVAVWTGRSEQGSQAEWTDFRLGQSPSGLFPSAQWAQALAKHAYDAASSPPDPRGPLVTRLALCEWLRRERGARLTPDMLLLTGGAQEALDALSRLLLEAGRVAALEDPGYPGARAAFQATGASLWPLAVDAQGVLPNGLPPRAVLAYLTPGPQFPTGVTLSAARRSALLDWSRRSGAWLIEDDYAADLHYAARPPAALQGQAPERVMLLGTFSQSLAPALRSGYLVAPVHVTELLTRTRPVTQRTPPTLDALALAEFLSGGGYAKHLRRARSELRSRHDTLLSALQSALPGWSPRPVPAGTHLYLPLPPGLSELEVQRRAAQAGVGLSVAGELRLRAGEAALLLAFAHLTPPAIREGVERLAGALR; encoded by the coding sequence ATGGTGCTGCCGCTGCTGCCTGCCTTGCCCAACGAATCCCAGCATGCCCGCGTGACCCGCGCCCTGCGGGAAGGCATTCAGATGGGCCTGCTGGCTCCCGGCGAGAAGTTGCCCGGCAGCCGTGAACTGGCCCGCCACTGGGGGGTCGCCCGCAATACCGTGACCGGAGTGCTGGAGCAGCTTCAGGCCGAGGGCTACCTTGACGTCCGGGCGCGCAGCGGCACGATGGTGGCCGAATTGCCGCCGCAGCCGAGCGCGCCTGAAGCGCTGGCGAGTCCGCCGCTGGCGCTCAGTGCCTGGGCACGCCGGGCGCTGGAATCCCAGGGCCGCCCGCCCGGCGTCGCCGTCTGGACCGGGCGCTCGGAGCAGGGGAGTCAGGCCGAGTGGACCGATTTCCGGCTGGGTCAGTCGCCCAGCGGTTTGTTTCCCTCGGCGCAGTGGGCGCAGGCGCTGGCCAAGCACGCCTACGACGCCGCCAGCAGCCCGCCTGATCCGCGCGGCCCGCTGGTGACCCGCCTGGCGCTGTGCGAGTGGCTGCGCCGGGAGCGCGGCGCACGCCTCACGCCCGACATGTTGCTGCTGACCGGCGGCGCGCAGGAAGCCCTCGACGCCCTCTCGCGGCTGCTGCTGGAAGCGGGCCGGGTGGCGGCGCTCGAAGACCCCGGCTACCCCGGCGCGCGGGCGGCGTTCCAGGCCACCGGCGCGAGTCTGTGGCCGCTGGCGGTGGACGCCCAGGGCGTGTTGCCTAACGGTTTGCCGCCCCGAGCGGTGCTGGCCTACCTGACGCCCGGTCCCCAGTTTCCCACCGGGGTCACGCTCTCGGCGGCGCGGCGATCGGCCCTCCTCGACTGGTCGCGGCGCAGCGGCGCGTGGCTGATCGAGGACGACTACGCCGCCGATCTGCACTACGCAGCCCGCCCGCCTGCCGCGCTGCAAGGCCAGGCCCCCGAACGGGTCATGCTGCTCGGCACCTTCAGCCAGAGCCTCGCGCCCGCCCTCCGGAGCGGCTATCTGGTGGCCCCGGTTCACGTCACCGAACTGCTGACCCGCACCCGCCCCGTGACCCAGCGCACCCCGCCGACCCTCGACGCGCTGGCGCTGGCCGAATTTCTGTCGGGTGGCGGCTATGCCAAGCACCTGCGCCGCGCCCGCAGCGAACTCAGAAGCCGCCACGACACGCTGCTCTCGGCCCTGCAAAGCGCGCTGCCGGGCTGGTCGCCGCGCCCGGTGCCCGCTGGGACGCACCTGTATCTGCCGCTGCCGCCTGGCCTGAGCGAACTGGAGGTGCAGCGCCGTGCCGCCCAGGCGGGCGTGGGCCTGAGTGTGGCCGGTGAGCTGCGTCTGCGCGCCGGCGAGGCCGCGCTGCTGCTGGCCTTTGCCCACCTGACGCCGCCTGCCATCCGGGAAGGCGTCGAGCGCCTGGCAGGGGCGCTGCGCTGA
- a CDS encoding BMP family lipoprotein, producing the protein MALVHRWTVATAAVLLALSTACAAQVAPAQAAPTKIVAVQTGSTKAVPLKVGIAFDTGGKNDRSFNQAAWEGAQRAAKDFGVKLSLFTPTEDAQGVATRGAEPLAQGGADLVIGIGFANKDSVEEAARNHSGAKFAVVDDLPTGDNTVGLRFREQEGSFLVGYIAGKTSSTGRVGFVGGQDVPVIHKFEAGFKAGVKFVCPSCQVFSAYIGTTPAAWNDTATAGKLAASMQKRGADIIFAAAGGSGAGVVAQVNAAQCLKAVALPQGVTFKSDLFAALPKSDAYQKRCAGDSRPTFFIGVDSNQNYLGDDDKNPATLNHGLTSMVKRVDNVVYSLIQDMTRQQNWRTGDQSYGLSNGGVGYALDTYNRALISPDLKTLLDKVQHLIVYRSIKVPVK; encoded by the coding sequence ATGGCTCTCGTTCACCGCTGGACCGTTGCTACCGCTGCTGTGCTGCTCGCCCTCTCTACCGCCTGCGCTGCCCAGGTTGCGCCCGCCCAGGCTGCGCCTACCAAAATTGTTGCTGTTCAGACCGGTTCCACCAAAGCCGTGCCGCTCAAGGTCGGCATCGCCTTTGATACCGGCGGCAAAAATGACCGCTCCTTCAATCAGGCTGCCTGGGAAGGCGCGCAGCGTGCCGCCAAGGACTTCGGCGTGAAGCTGAGTCTGTTCACGCCCACGGAAGATGCCCAGGGTGTCGCCACGCGCGGGGCCGAACCGCTGGCCCAGGGCGGCGCGGATCTGGTGATCGGCATCGGCTTTGCCAACAAGGACAGCGTCGAGGAGGCCGCCCGCAACCACAGCGGGGCCAAGTTCGCGGTGGTGGACGATCTGCCTACCGGCGACAACACTGTCGGGCTGCGCTTCCGCGAGCAGGAAGGCTCGTTTCTGGTCGGCTACATCGCGGGCAAGACCAGCAGCACCGGGCGGGTGGGCTTCGTCGGCGGGCAGGACGTACCCGTGATTCACAAGTTCGAGGCAGGCTTCAAGGCGGGTGTGAAATTCGTCTGCCCGAGCTGTCAGGTCTTCTCGGCCTATATCGGCACCACCCCGGCGGCCTGGAACGACACGGCCACGGCGGGCAAGCTGGCTGCCTCGATGCAAAAGCGCGGCGCGGACATCATCTTTGCGGCGGCGGGCGGCAGTGGCGCGGGCGTGGTGGCGCAGGTCAACGCCGCACAGTGCCTGAAGGCCGTCGCTTTGCCTCAGGGCGTTACCTTCAAGTCTGATCTGTTCGCGGCGCTGCCTAAGAGTGACGCTTACCAGAAGCGCTGCGCGGGCGACAGCCGCCCGACCTTCTTCATCGGCGTGGACAGCAATCAGAATTACCTGGGCGACGACGACAAGAACCCCGCCACCCTCAACCATGGCCTGACCAGCATGGTCAAGCGGGTGGACAACGTGGTGTACAGCCTTATTCAGGACATGACGCGGCAGCAGAACTGGCGCACTGGCGATCAGAGTTATGGTCTGAGCAACGGCGGCGTCGGCTACGCGCTCGACACCTACAACCGCGCGCTGATCAGCCCGGACCTCAAAACCCTGCTCGATAAGGTGCAGCATCTGATCGTCTACCGTTCGATCAAGGTGCCGGTGAAATAA
- the zapE gene encoding cell division protein ZapE has translation MIDLTARRPSLTPAQLTEGLTPSARFAGVSFENYQPNPAFPSQTQARDALEALAQQAGRSGRSGSFRLFKRPPPEGQGIYLDGGFGVGKTHLLASTYHAAVSRARPARTALMSFQDLMYVIGALGMVRAVETFKDHDLLLIDEFELDDPGNTHMANTFLGQLMPGGTWVVTTSNTEPGALGQGRFNARDFERQIKGIASRFRNLQLDGPDYRQRGAVPAQIMSEAEFGTWQQRQNPVTLALLPHRDLNRLLLEVHPSRFARLLSGVGALGVSGLTPMRDQNVALRFVHFIDKLYDLGLGAAFSGISLGQLFDESYKHGAYAKKYSRALSRLSEMLAEARIVE, from the coding sequence GTGATTGACCTCACCGCCCGCCGCCCCAGCCTGACCCCGGCGCAGCTCACCGAGGGCCTGACCCCCAGCGCCCGCTTCGCCGGGGTCAGCTTCGAGAACTACCAGCCCAATCCCGCCTTTCCCTCGCAGACTCAGGCCAGAGACGCGCTGGAAGCGTTGGCGCAGCAGGCCGGGCGTAGCGGGCGCAGCGGCAGCTTCCGGCTGTTCAAGCGTCCGCCGCCCGAGGGCCAGGGTATTTACCTCGACGGCGGTTTCGGGGTCGGCAAGACGCACCTGCTGGCCAGCACCTATCACGCTGCCGTCAGCCGGGCACGACCTGCCAGAACAGCGCTGATGAGCTTTCAGGACCTGATGTACGTCATCGGGGCGCTGGGCATGGTGCGGGCAGTAGAGACTTTCAAGGACCACGACCTGCTGCTGATTGACGAGTTCGAACTCGACGACCCCGGCAATACCCACATGGCCAATACCTTTCTGGGCCAGCTGATGCCCGGTGGCACCTGGGTGGTCACCACCAGCAACACCGAGCCGGGCGCGCTGGGCCAGGGCCGCTTCAATGCCCGCGACTTCGAGCGCCAGATCAAGGGCATCGCCAGCCGCTTCCGCAACCTCCAGCTCGACGGCCCGGATTACCGCCAGCGCGGAGCCGTGCCCGCCCAGATCATGAGCGAGGCCGAGTTCGGTACCTGGCAGCAGCGCCAGAACCCGGTGACCCTGGCCCTGCTCCCCCACCGCGACCTCAACCGCCTGCTGCTGGAGGTGCACCCCTCGCGCTTCGCCCGGCTGCTCTCGGGGGTCGGGGCGCTGGGCGTGTCAGGCCTCACCCCCATGCGCGATCAGAACGTGGCGCTGCGCTTCGTGCATTTCATCGACAAGCTCTACGACCTGGGCCTGGGCGCGGCCTTCAGCGGCATCAGCCTCGGCCAGTTGTTTGACGAAAGCTACAAGCACGGCGCATACGCCAAGAAATACAGCCGCGCTCTGTCGAGACTTTCCGAAATGCTGGCGGAAGCGCGCATTGTTGAGTGA
- a CDS encoding type I phosphomannose isomerase catalytic subunit has protein sequence MTTPAPLPPFLYKLRPQYHARVWGGQRLKSVPQGETPIGEAWVVFEGNAVEGGPRDGQTVKKVLADLGDIFLGEGTSRRFGGRFPLLIKLLDCKEWLSVQVHPNDEQARELVGENEFGKTEAWNFIETDPGAKILVGVKSGTTPEALAQAIRAGQVLDMADEQAVKAGDTVFIAAGTLHALGPGTFLYEVQQTSDTTYRVYDWDRPASAGRKLHIEESVRVTRADLSAEIVPLPPLGAAEAATVAECPYFRLDVAEIEAGERLEGHTRGLSLHALTLLRGQLDVRTAAGVLTLSPLDTVVVSAHTGPYLLEAIGKDVRLLRSSLPPEQP, from the coding sequence ATGACCACCCCCGCGCCCCTGCCCCCTTTTCTCTACAAGCTCCGGCCCCAGTACCACGCCCGCGTCTGGGGCGGCCAGCGGCTCAAGTCGGTGCCGCAAGGAGAAACACCCATCGGCGAAGCTTGGGTGGTGTTCGAGGGCAATGCGGTGGAAGGCGGCCCCAGGGACGGGCAGACGGTAAAGAAAGTGCTGGCCGACTTGGGCGACATCTTTCTGGGCGAGGGCACCTCACGGCGCTTCGGCGGGCGCTTTCCGCTGCTGATCAAGCTGCTCGACTGCAAGGAGTGGCTCAGCGTGCAGGTGCACCCCAACGACGAGCAGGCCCGCGAACTGGTGGGCGAGAATGAGTTCGGCAAGACCGAGGCCTGGAACTTCATCGAGACCGACCCCGGCGCGAAGATTCTGGTCGGCGTCAAGTCTGGCACCACCCCGGAAGCGCTGGCGCAGGCCATCCGGGCGGGCCAGGTGCTGGACATGGCCGACGAGCAGGCGGTCAAAGCGGGCGACACCGTGTTCATCGCTGCCGGAACGCTACACGCACTGGGGCCGGGTACCTTTCTCTACGAGGTGCAGCAGACCAGCGACACCACCTACCGGGTCTACGACTGGGACCGTCCCGCCAGCGCCGGGCGCAAACTGCACATCGAGGAGTCGGTCAGGGTGACGCGGGCCGACCTGAGCGCCGAAATCGTGCCGCTGCCTCCCCTGGGCGCGGCGGAGGCGGCAACGGTGGCCGAGTGCCCATATTTCCGGCTGGACGTGGCCGAGATCGAGGCGGGCGAGCGCCTGGAGGGCCACACGCGCGGCCTGAGCCTGCACGCCCTGACGCTGCTGCGCGGCCAGTTGGATGTCAGGACGGCCGCCGGGGTGCTCACCCTGAGTCCGCTGGACACGGTAGTGGTGTCGGCACACACCGGTCCCTACCTGCTGGAGGCAATCGGCAAAGATGTGCGGCTGCTGCGCTCCAGTCTGCCGCCCGAGCAGCCCTGA
- a CDS encoding addiction module toxin RelE has translation MPDAWSGKDERQYQHVKASERRSGKSEVEAEEIAARTVNKHRREEGRTPNTRTQGTGNPSTALPRLSRDELYNRAREAGVKGRSKMSKTELVAALKG, from the coding sequence ATGCCCGACGCCTGGAGCGGTAAAGACGAACGCCAGTACCAGCATGTCAAGGCCAGTGAGCGCCGCAGCGGCAAAAGCGAAGTCGAGGCCGAGGAGATCGCCGCCCGTACCGTCAACAAGCACCGCCGCGAGGAAGGCCGAACGCCGAATACACGCACCCAGGGTACTGGTAACCCCAGTACGGCGCTCCCCAGATTGAGCCGCGACGAACTTTACAACCGCGCCAGAGAAGCGGGCGTGAAGGGCCGCAGCAAGATGAGCAAGACTGAGCTGGTGGCAGCGCTAAAAGGCTGA